TTCCATATAGCAGGTATCCGCCGCGTCAGCCTCCGATTCGGTTCATCGGGCGGGCACTTCGGCTGCCCAGGCGCTCCATCTCGTGCTGGAGGGGCTTTTGCAGAATCCCACCTCGAATGGCCCGGAACAGGGCCTCGCCCCTCAGTCCCTTCAGCGGGATCTCCGCCTCGGAGTGGAGGCACGGCTTCAGCTTTCCGTCAGCCGTGACCCGTATCCGGTTGCACTCCGAACAGAACTTGTGGCTGAGCGGCCGGATCAGCCCCACCGTCCCCGCGTAGCCCGGAATCCGATAGCGGGCCGCCACGCCGTCCGCATCCGTAGGTCTCAGGTCCGGACAGGTCTCGAGCACCCGGCTTCCCCCGACGAAACGGGAGCGGTCCCAGTCCGCGCACTCCCCGATGGGCATCAGCTCGATAAAGCGCACCTCGACGGGACGCTCCCGGGTGAGGGCCACGAAATCGGGGATCTCGTCGTCGTTGACACCCCCCATCAGCACCACGTTGAACTTGAGGCGGCCGAATCCCGCGCGGAGCGCCGCGTCGACGCCCTCCAGCACGTCGGTCAGGGAGCCGCGCCGGGTTAGGGATGCAAAACGCTCCGGCCTCAGCGTGTCGAGGCTGACATTGAGACGGTTCACCCCGGCCTCTCGGAGAGGGTGTGCGAGGCCCTCCAGCAGGGAGCCGTTCGTGGTTAGGCAGAGCTCCTCGATGTCGCCGATCTCCGCGATGCCACGGCAGATGTCCAGTATACCGCGCCGCACCAGAGGCTCTCCGCCCGTGACGCGCACCTTGCGCACCCCGCACCGGGCTGACTGGGCGGCCACGTCGACACACTCCTCGACCGACAGGACCTCCGAATGGTCCTTCTTGGGCACTCCCGAGTCCGGCATGCAGTAGATGCAGCGGTAATTGCAGAGGTCGGTCACGGAAAGCCGCAGATAGTCAATTCTTCGTCCGTATGCGTCATTCACGGCCTCCTCCCCCTCGTCCCCTCACGCGGAGACGTCAAGTTATTTCCCAAAACAAATCGAAACGCCTCATTTTTGAAGCATAGGGGAAAAACGGAGAGTTGTCAAATTGAAAAGAAAGCCCTGCGGGAAAAAGAGGAAAAGCCTTCAATGGATGCAGATGGATGCAGAAGGTGCGTCACGAAAGAGCTGCATCTGAACGGATGGTTTCATGCCGGTGCAAAACCGATGTCGAATATAAAATTGGATATAATTATGTTGGAGGCCGTTCGAGGAAAAAATTTTTTATGTAAGGAGGAGGCTGGAAGATGTCATTGAAGGAAAAGCTGGATCGGTTCCGTTCGGACTCTCACTCGCGCTTCACCGAGGGGCAGCTGGAGCTCATGAGACGGTTTCAGGATAACGTGGGTACGGTGGCGC
The nucleotide sequence above comes from uncultured Fretibacterium sp.. Encoded proteins:
- the moaA gene encoding GTP 3',8-cyclase MoaA codes for the protein MNDAYGRRIDYLRLSVTDLCNYRCIYCMPDSGVPKKDHSEVLSVEECVDVAAQSARCGVRKVRVTGGEPLVRRGILDICRGIAEIGDIEELCLTTNGSLLEGLAHPLREAGVNRLNVSLDTLRPERFASLTRRGSLTDVLEGVDAALRAGFGRLKFNVVLMGGVNDDEIPDFVALTRERPVEVRFIELMPIGECADWDRSRFVGGSRVLETCPDLRPTDADGVAARYRIPGYAGTVGLIRPLSHKFCSECNRIRVTADGKLKPCLHSEAEIPLKGLRGEALFRAIRGGILQKPLQHEMERLGSRSARPMNRIGG